The following proteins come from a genomic window of Sulfurospirillum tamanense:
- a CDS encoding transglutaminase-like cysteine peptidase — protein sequence MPLLHLLFRSFFLLGALLVFAWGRPFVLSPSFLAAQKAPLAQPILKDYERFMNEVASEKALHVTLEKVNHYLNAIVPIHDAYQYASEDHWATRGEFLAQGGGDCEDYAISKYYTLKDLGIAPKTMGLCVVHDRYSGVWHMVLAVRPPDSTTLVLDNLSFKILPFSRRTDLRLEVCMNEEHTFIIDTKDRWQATERPLNFPAFKQMLKRANVEKLWK from the coding sequence TTGCCTCTGCTTCACCTCTTGTTTCGTAGTTTTTTTCTTCTTGGGGCGCTCTTAGTGTTTGCTTGGGGGCGCCCTTTTGTCCTTTCTCCAAGCTTTCTTGCCGCCCAAAAAGCACCTTTGGCTCAGCCCATTTTAAAAGATTACGAACGCTTTATGAACGAAGTTGCATCAGAAAAAGCTTTACATGTAACGCTTGAAAAAGTCAATCATTACCTCAACGCCATCGTTCCCATACACGATGCATACCAATACGCTTCTGAAGATCATTGGGCCACCAGAGGGGAGTTTTTAGCCCAAGGTGGTGGAGACTGTGAAGATTATGCCATCAGCAAATACTACACCCTCAAAGACTTAGGCATTGCACCAAAAACCATGGGGTTATGTGTAGTGCATGACCGCTACAGTGGGGTTTGGCACATGGTTTTGGCTGTTCGTCCGCCAGATTCTACTACACTCGTTCTTGATAACCTCAGCTTCAAAATCCTTCCTTTTTCACGCCGCACAGACCTGCGCCTTGAAGTGTGTATGAACGAAGAACACACGTTTATTATCGACACCAAAGACCGCTGGCAAGCAACAGAGCGTCCTTTAAACTTTCCCGCCTTCAAACAGATGCTAAAACGTGCAAATGTCGAAAAACTCTGGAAATAA